ATATAGACTATAAACCTAAACCTTATACCCTAAATCCAAGTCTTAGACCCTAAATCCAAACCGTAAACCTTAACCCAAACCCTATAGCATCTAAGTATGGGGTTTGGGTTTAGGGTTTACCGTTTGGATTTTGGGTCTAGGATTTGGGTTTAGGGTATAGGTTTTGGGTTTAAGATTTACAGTTTGGGTTTAGGATTTACCGTTTGGATTTATGGTTAAGGTTTTGGGTTTAGGGTATATAATTTGGGTTTAAGGTTTACGGTTTGGGTTTAGGGTCTAATACTTGGGTTTAGGGTATAAAGTTTAGGTTTATAGTCTATTTTTTGGGTTTAGGGTATATAATTTGGGTTTAGGGTCTAAGATTAGGGTTTAGGATATAGGGTTTGGGTTTAGGAGTTTGGATTTGGGTTTAGAATTTAGGGTATAGGGTTTAGTTGCAAGCGTTAGCGTCGTTAAAATTAGCGTTTTTATTTTTTGTAGCTATTTTTTTTTAATTTAATATTTTTTTAATTAATAATCTATGTGTCAATTTGATTGGTCTTAAATGATAGGGTGAATTTAAAGGTTCACCCATCTCCTAAGGTGAACCTATATGTTCACCAACCAATACGATTTCATTATTTTAAATTCGATATATTTTAAAAAAAAAAAATTGTCAAATTATATTATGTTTTTAAAATTAAAAGGTAAAAAGAAATAAATAAAAAATATTAGTAATTAAAAAAAATATATATTTTTAACGTCGTCGGCAAAACACTAAACCCTAAAACCTAATCCCTAAATCCGAAATCTTTGGATAAACCATAAACCCTTGGATAAATCTTAAACTCTAAATCAAAATCATTAAGCACTAAAACACTTAAGGGTTTAGGGTTTAGGATTTAGGGTTTAGGGTTTAGAGTTTAGTGTTTAGTGTTTTTTTATTTAGAGTTTAGGGTTTATCCAAGGGTTTAGGGATTTACCCAAGGGTTTAGGGTTTAGGATTTAGGGTTTAGGGATTAGGATTTAGAGTTTAGGGTTTTTTTAATTTTTTTTCTGTAACTACTATTTTTTTTTTTTTAAAACATAATATAATTTGACAATATTTTTTTTTTTTTTTTTTAAATATCAAATTTGAAATAATAAAATCCTATTGGTGAATAATTCTTTAAATAACTACTGGTCTGCTTTCCAAAAGGTTTATTGCAAGTTTGCAACTTATTTTATTGACAAGGCTTCATAGATGTGACTCCTTAATGAGCCTCTTTACCAAGATTGAACCACGATAAATCGATAATTAAGGTTGATTAAGCCCATATATGAATGTTGAAAGAATATTGTTAATTTCAAAATCAGACGTTTTACTTTAATTTACAGAGTTACTCAATAAAATATCACTAATCATGGTTTGAAGATATCACTGGCCCATATATCCGGCGTTTGAGGATATGCATGTGTATGGACGACCATAAACTTATATATAGAGAAATAACAGTACCATAACCGACAAATGAAACAAATAAAATACCCCGATCCAAGTTGACTAAGAAATAGAATAATAATCTAATCCAAATAATATATAAATTCCTTGTGTTGTCTTATATTAACAAAGCATATATTATTCTACGCGACATGCATGCAAGCAACTCATTTGTATAATCAAAATCTTAAAGTTGTGCCTCCCACGTAAAACCCAGTATAAATATACTCTCACACTCGGTCTCGACCATATGAAACAAATTCAAATTCGATCAAATTGAAAAAGAGAGAAAATAAAGAAGACAAAACAATGAAGTTGACCGTGGTCTCAGCTGTCATCCTAGTCGTGGTTTTTGTGGCATGGCCGGTATCAGCTGGAGGATCCGGACACGAGGAGGAGGAGGATGATACGAAGTCATGGTTTCCTTTGGACAATCTATTATCGCTGAATTATTATGACAAGAGTTGCCCAAATTTCGAAAAAATCGTCGATACCAAAGTGAGGCAATGGACAAAGAGTGACCCTTCCCTTGGTCCTGCCCTCCTCAGACTTCTCTTCCACGATTGCGGAGTCACGGTATTGCTCTTTTCAAAATATTTATTTGACCACTAATCGTTCCATTGCCTAGTATTTTATGTTAATTGATGGTTCTTCTAATGACCATTAGAGTTTGTGTTGGTAACACAGTATTCCAACAAAGTAAGATATAGCATATACTCTCTCTATTTTCGAAAATAAAATTTTCTAGATTTTATGGTTATGTATATGTAATGATATTTTTATTTAAAAATATATAAAATTAAATGATTTCTTAATCTGTGTGCACACATCTGAAATGACATTTAAAATAAAATGGATGAAAACATTCATTGTGTATCCCCTAGACATTATTTGCGAAGTGATTTTGCTACAAGTCCTTTGTACAATCAATTTCACAAAACATATATGACATGACTACTGAAATTGATGACATGACTTCCGGAAAAATATGACATGTGACATGGATAATTTCATTTAATGATGATTTATATTTCTCGCAAACTTATAAGAATATGATAATAATTTATATATTACATTTAATATTGATATTTCTTTTTGGTAAACTTTTTTTAAATATGGTAATAGCTCATACATCATCTAGAAAATAAATATATTCATATATAACATTTCAAATTTTGAAATATTATTATTTTTCTATAATTATACAATTTGTATTACTAAAGCTTTCAAAAGTTTCTACAATTTTTTTAAAAATTAAAATTTCTAATCGTATGATCATTAGTTTTTTATATATCTACAAATTTTATAAATATTGTTTAGACTAAATTTTTGATAATTATATAATTTTATATCATTTTTATTAGTTTTATACAAATTGATTTAATATATATCAAATCTATATTAAATATTAGTAAGAAAATAGTAAAATCTATAATATTTAATAAAATTTATTTTTAATATACATGAATATTCTAGAAAATCTTTATTTGAAGAACGGAGGGAGTATATATAAAAACAAAACCAACTAATCTAAAAACTTGTTTTACATGGAATCCCTTTATTTTATTTTTTTTGATAACTCTGGTATCTGGGCAGCCACATTCCCAACTATGGGCAGCCACATTCCCAACTATCCCCCGTAGGGGGTCCAGCGCCCCAACGGAAGGGATGTTAAATCCGCTGTGGCCGGGGCTCGAAGTCGTGATGGCGGGCACCTCAGCCGAGGACCACCAGACCACGAGGCCCGGTTAAATGGAATCCCTTTATTGTGACAAATTTCATTTCATTTTGAGGTATAGATGAACATAAGTCGCGTGTTGTTTTGTGTGTATATAGTACATTTGAAATGATAAAATAAGAAATCTTTTGTGAATGCGTCACAACTTTCAGGGATGTGATGCGTCGGTTCTTCTAGACCACGAAGGATCAGAGAGAAAATCTCCGGCGAGCAAAACCCTAAGAGGCTTTGAGCTAATCGATGATATCAAGTCCGAGATGGAGAAATCCTGCCCCAAATTAGTCTCATGTGCCGACATCCTAGCGGCAGCTACCCGCTCCGCCACCTACCAACTCGGCGGTCCTTACTGGCCCAACGCCTACGGACGTCAGGCCGCCGTGACATCACTGGCCTTCTCGAGACATTTCAGTCTTACGGACTCAACGTCCTCGACCTTGTCATCCTTTCCGGGGCCCACACCATCGGAAAAGCATACTGTGGAACCATCCAATCGAGGCTTTACAACTTCAACGCAACACATGGAACTGATCCGTCCATTGATCCTAAATTCGCAGATTACTTGAGGCGCAAGTGTCGCTGGGCCGCAGAGACGGTTTACCTAGACGTGGAGACTCCGGTAGTATTCGATAATCAGTATTACATCAATCTTCAGAAGAATATGGGAGTCTTGACCACCGATCAGGAGCTTGTGAAGGACCCGAGGACCGCTCCGCTTGTACAGGCTTTCCCGGAGCAGCCGGCTCAGATGTTCAGACATCAGTTTGCTGTGTCGATGGCTAAGCTGGTCAATGTCGGTGTCATCACTGCTGAAGATCGTATTGGAGAGATCAGGAGGGTTTGCAGCAAATCTAACTCCAGACCTTACTGATTGAAAAATTGGTGATGAGTTTATAAAGGACATTATTCTCTTATAGGACATAACCCACTTTTTATATTCTCTTACAACCTAACATCTTTGGCAAGACTCCAATGAAAGAAAATTACTATAAGGGTCTTAATGAATAGATGATCTACACCATTGAATCAAAACAAAATGAGCCACACGATTTGTCCTTTCTCTCTCTCCTCCTTACACGGGACCCACCCTTCTTCTTCCTCTCTTCAATTAACGTAACAACCACCATTCTTCATCACTTCAATTCTTCACTTCAATTCTACACCAAACAATATCTCTTTTGAGAGATTGGACGAAGAACAGCATAAACATCCACAACAAATCGTGTATCTTCCTCCATAGATGAACTTGGGTAATGTTTTGTCTCTCTCCTCTCTCTCTCTCTCTCTCTCTCTCTCTCTCTCTCTCTCTCCCAAATTAGATACAGTACGTTGAATCATGTTTGAACCAAAGACATTACAGTAGTAAAAGTGATTTGAAATTGAATATAATGTAAATCTAATTATAATCATGAAATTGTGGAAGGAAAATTGTTTATATAATATGGTATAACTGGTACAACTAATGTTACTGTGATTGTTCATAAGAACTATACGACTAGTTAAACACGTACAACTATTAGTCACGTATACAATATGATACTGGTACAACTAGTACAAATGTCATCACTGCTACGTGTATAACTAGAATAACCGGAACAACTACTAAGTGGTGATGTTGTTTATTATACTTTTTCAGGTAACTATGGATAACAACAGACGCGTGGTGATATATTTTGATCAAGGGGGTAGTTATTCAGATGTGGGAGATGAAGTTCGATGGAAGCGGAAAGACCGACATATTTCTACTTTAGTGTTTACGATGAGAAGTGATGAGGAGGTGACTTNNNNNNGGGTTTAATTCCATGCGGAAAGTGATAATTATGGATGGAACTCATCTGAAAGGTGTGTATAAAGGAGTGCTTCTTATTGCCACTGCTCAAGATCCAGATCATCATCATTATCCCCTCGCTTTTGCTGTAGTAGATGGTGAAAAAAATGCAAGTTGGAGTTGGTTTTTGACTACATTGAAAACCTTGATACCAGATGATCCCCAACTTGTATTCTGCACTGATAGAAACCAAAGCATCATCAAGACAGTACACGAGATCTACCCATTGGCGATCCATGGATATTGCATATATCACTTGGCTAATAATGTGAAAGGAGCATGCAGCCATGTTAGGAAAGATGTGGTTGCCCATGAGTTCAAAAAAATTGCTGGTATTTACACAGAAAAAGAGTTTAAAAGAAAATATATTGATTTCAGAAGAAGGTATCCTCAGGCCGCTGAGTATCTGGATGAGAGTGTGCATGAGAGCAAATGGGCAAGATGTCAATTTCCAGGAGCAAGGTACAACATAGATACAACCAACACTGCTGA
This genomic interval from Brassica oleracea var. oleracea cultivar TO1000 chromosome C2, BOL, whole genome shotgun sequence contains the following:
- the LOC106326475 gene encoding LOW QUALITY PROTEIN: peroxidase 7 (The sequence of the model RefSeq protein was modified relative to this genomic sequence to represent the inferred CDS: deleted 2 bases in 1 codon); the encoded protein is MKLTVVSAVILVVVFVAWPVSAGGSGHEEEEDDTKSWFPLDNLLSLNYYDKSCPNFEKIVDTKVRQWTKSDPSLGPALLRLLFHDCGVTGCDASVLLDHEGSERKSPASKTLRGFELIDDIKSEMEKSCPKLVSCADILAAATRSATYQLGGPYWPNAYGRQARDITGLLETFQSYGLNVLDLVILSGAHTIGKAYCGTIQSRLYNFNATHGTDPSIDPKFADYLRRKCRWAAETVYLDVETPVVFDNQYYINLQKNMGVLTTDQELVKDPRTAPLVQAFPEQPAQMFRHQFAVSMAKLVNVGVITAEDRIGEIRRVCSKSNSRPY